The stretch of DNA GCTTTGCGCCTCAGGTCAGCCCTGCGGGACACGGACAGGGAGCTCAGCCAAACACTGGCTACAGGAGGTGACATCCTGCTGTCACCCTCTCCCGGTCCCAGACGCTTCTGTCCCGGCAGTTTGCAGACAAATGCAAATTCCCTCATGGCAGAGAGCAGAAGTGAAACCTCAGCAGGAGCCTCACGCCCCCACCCCGGGAACCGAAACCCGCTGTGGGGGCGGGGGGGATGGGGCCACGGGAGGGGGACCGAAGGGCACGTAGGCGGGGACTGGGCGCTGCCagggggaattttggggaacAGCATCACCCTGGGCATCGCCTTTTGCGGGATGTTGAAGCCACTTGGAATCTCGCTCACGAGAGGACACGACTCATGGGATGCTGGACTGcacttaattttgaaaatgctgtGCCAGATGCCGCCCCGCTGGGTGAAAGCGGCGCTGCCGAGGtgcggcgctgcccggggaggagcggcccctgcccggccacggGACAAGTCCCGAACGGGGCGCGCTGCGCGGGGAGTCTGCCTAGTGACTGCTGACGTCACGGCTACAGGGCACTCGATTGGCTGAAAGTTTCGGGTGGGAGTGTCCCCCCGTGGGGTTGGGACACAGGGACGAGTTGGGACATGGGGGGACAGTCCCACAAAGCCGCTTGGGTCCAGGGTCCGATCCTGCCCCATGGCTGCATCATCAGCAGGCCTGTCCCACAGCTTCTTTCCCACAAAGCTGCTTCCCCCGGAGCTTCATGCCATGGCTCTCTGCCCCACCCTGTGCGCCCTTGTCTCCGGCGGCCCAGACATGCAGTGACCCCTTTCATCCCGCTGCCACTCCGTGCCCTCTAATCCCACAGCCACCCAAttcccccatcccacagccaCCCCATGCCTCCCATCCCACAGCCACCCAATTCCCCCTTATCCCACAGCCACACCGTGCCCTGCTTTGCCTCACACATATGTTCTGGCCCTCTTAGCTCCACAATGTCCCAATCCCACAACCTGCACCCCATCTACTGCCTCATAGTCACTCTGTGCCCCCTTGACCCGACTTTATCCCCTTCCATCCCACAAGCACGCAATAGCCCCCTGCTCCACATCCCTTTTGTGCCCATTTCACCCTCCCCATGTGccccatccccgtgtccccagcagtgGCACCTCTGGGTGTCCCCAAGACTGAGCACACCGCTGGCGCGGTCAGAGATGAGGTCCCGCTGCTCCTCAGCCATGGCTCCGTTGGGCTTCCCGAAGACAATGAGCACCCCGAGTGAGGCTTCTGGAAATACCCTCGggtccccaccctgccctgacACCCGGGGggggaagcaaaaaaaaaagtcctattGGCTGCTGGCACTTGCATCACTCGTCGTCAGgcagacctgtgctccagaggTCTCCAGTTCAGAAATGATGCTGGACACAGCGCTGAGCTCCACCGCCGCTCAGTGGGGCTTCACTGCCCACACCACGCCACGGGCAGGTCACGGTGCCCAGCCTGGTGACACCGGTGCCATGGGCCCAGAGGCTCTGGTAGCCCTGGGGGGGCAGGAGGTGAGAAAAAAGAGGTGGCAGTGGGGGAGGTGAGAGGAAATGTGTGAGGAAGGAAGTGGGGTGCAGAGCTGAGACACCATGGGGAGGACCCCCCCACCAAAAGCTGAGCAGGACCTTCCGTGGGGGCACAGTGCCAGGGTACACCCCTCCTCCCTggcctccttccctgctgctggggaaaagcTGCACTTGGGCTCAAGCCCCTCCTTGAGGGTCACTTTGGACCCTCCCTGTGTGGGGGTTCTTGGCCAGCACTTCTCAGGATGAGGGGGCGATGACTCAGGATCAAGAACTGATCAAGAGACCCTGATCAAAGGACCAAGGGCTTTCAAGCCCTCCTTCCTTCTGGCACTACCCTCTTTGctttgcctgcagcagcttccaggggCTGAACCCCCAAAGCCAAGAGAGGAGGAACAGCCCCTTGAGTGACCCCAAAGCACCAGCGGGAATGAGGGTCACCagccctcccccagccctgcaagtGCTgcatgggcaggggcagccaTCCACCCCATAAtgctggttttggtggttttacACAATGTCCTAGAGCAGCCCAGGGGTAACACACCCCGATGGGACAAGGGTCACACTGAGCCCACCACCAAACTGGCTTCACTGTCAGGACTCAGCACGGCCATGGCCAGAGTTCAGCCAAAAGTGAAACTGCAAATGTACAATTAAAAGCCCTACCTAACCCTACCCAACCAGGCACTGGGGTGAGCAGGGACATGTTGTTTCACTGactccatttcttttcctggttCAGTCCTGAGCCTCCCAGCCGCCAGGGCAAAGGAATCATTCTGGAGCACTTACAGGAAATAGGGCAGGGTCTCCTGGCAgatgctgctcctggaggaaaTGTGGTGGGACGATGCTCCTGCTTTCTGGGTGGGAAACTGCAGCCCCACCCAGGGGAATGGTTCTGGTACCTGGGGTctggtcccagccctgcagcctaGCTGGGAAAGGCCTGGGCACCCAGGGGTTcacacagccctggcccagGGGTGTCCATCAGCCTCACCCCAGGTCTGTAACAAAGCTGTATTTAGAAACCATCAGAGgagtttgaaaagaaaataaaaagggagaggaaattgagagaaaagggaagaaagagaagtaaaaaaaaggggaagaaaaaagggggaaaaaaggaaagaacacaAAAGCCTTCCATGCAATTTTTGTCTCTCCCCTCCTGGGCATTGGGACTTCTGGGGGACACACAGGTTTTCCTCACAGCCCCACCCCCCACTCAGCTCCTCATTTTGGGGCCACAATCCCTGCCTCGAGGCCATGCTCCTGGAGCATTCAGTGAGCCTCAGCCATAAGGGGAACCAGAGAAAGTCTGAACAGGAACTTCTCAAATGAAACCCCAGTGATTCCATTGAACCAGGCTGCCTCTGCAAACCACAAACATGGATGATAACCTGGGGGTGGGGAACAGCCcccttcccaggcaggctgagcccctcgagccccagcctggaggaggaCTGTCAGCCCTAAGTCAGCCCCTGCTCCACACACAGACATTCCCAGTAAGCTCTTCAGTGCTTCACACACGACtttctgcccagggctgtgacacCCAGTGTGTTCTCAGTCTGTGAATTGATTTTCCAGGGCAGACACAGACACTTTCAGAGAGCAGCTTCCACCCTGTCTGACCCTCCTCACTCTCCCATGGCCTGAGGCTGGCCATGAATCGTCACCACCCTGTTATCCCAAGGCTTTGTATTTGGTGCTGCCCATCAAAAACTTCACAAGTCTGTTTGGGGATAAAAAGCCACCTGGAGCAAGGAGAGATTTCAGGACTCTGATGAGGACCAGGCAGTGAAGTGGAATAACCCATCATTCACAGGAATTCACAGGAAGCCCTTCATCACCAGCTGGGCCTTGTCTCGCAGCCCTCAgtctccagcccctgcacaaaGGTTTGAGGAACAGACCCACATTTCCCACCAACCCTGAGGTGACACCCTCAACAGCACAAGACCAGCCTGGGCAAATCTGAGGGAAAGGCTGAGCCACAGGGCTCACCGGTGACCACTGACTGTGTCTGGGGatggagcacagccccagaacAGCCCCATGCCCTCCACAGGATGAGCAtccctgccagggtgacacagggTGGGCAGGCACAGGGTCCCCCACCCATGCAGCCCAGAAGCCAACACCCAGCTACAGCTACAGGGGGGTGCAGGCAATCCAGTTCCTTTGCCACTCTGATGGAGGGACTTTCCCTCCAGAAAGCCCCAGGACATGGGCCAGGAAcccaccctgtgctggggcttTGGTTTCTCTTCCTCATTCATCATTTCCTCTTTGTGGTTATGCATCAACACAGGAAGCTGCTTCAAAGACATCAGGTTGGCTGAGAAATCAAAGCAATTTTTGCCTTTAATTGTGCAGCAAGCCCAGGCACCAGCCTGCcatggcacagcactgccagggcagcaggtggCACAGTCTAAGTGTAGAGTGattcagctcagccctgtgagGACCTGCACGGCTCCAGCTTCCAAGGATTAAGGGTTAATAGAGTAAATCCACCTTCCCATGGAGCAGACACCTTTGCCTTTTTACATCTGCTCTATAAACCAGCAGGGCTGAACCAGCCTGGAccagggtgggcagcagagggagtGACTGGAAACATCTCCCCCTGCACCAAGGGATGAGCAGAGTCTGCTGAGTTTTTGCCCAGCAAAGGTCCTGTGTTGGATTTTTGCTGTAGAGCTCTCCCCAGATGCGCCCCATGAATCAGCCACAGTGATGTCCCCTGAACAGAGTAACTCACACAGAACACAGAGAATACAGAATCACTAGTTGAGAGAGAactttaagatcattgagtccaacccagccctaacacctcaactaaacgatggcaccagtgccacatacaaattttttttaaacacatccagtgATGCTGACTCCACCACTCCTTCTTCAAAAgatgatacatcctctttttattaCCAAGTCCCTTTGAAAACTCattgcccatccaggctggacatttGCCTCATGGACTCATCttttggcacacagggacagtctgttactgtgccctcaagatctctgctTTGAAGCACGCCCACCTTTCCTAgtcctttgtttttaagggctgcttcccaaggaactctctgcCTAAGTCTcctaaataggccaaagtctgccctcctGAAATCCAATGTAAAAGTCTTATTGATGTTCCTCCTGATTTCACTGAATATCATGAACTCTGTAATTTCATTATCATATGCCCCAAGCGgcctccaaccaccacatctcccaccagcccttctctatttgcaaacaacagGTCTAACACACTCCCTCCCCTCGTGGGCTCATCAGCTGTGACAAAATGTTGTCCTCCACACACTCTAAGAACTTGCTGGACTGCCTCTTATCTGGTGTAtgaagttcccagcagatgtctggtaggttaaagtcacctgcaagaacaagggctggtgGTCCTGGAACATTCTGCTTGTAGAAAGATGAACTCCACACAGAGTTCAACAACACTCTAAGTACAGGAAAACACTGATCTGAACAGCAAATGGTGCACGTTTTAGACAGTAGGGGAGGTTTATTTGAACATTTTCCATGGCCACATATAACAAATAAAACACTATGGTTGTGCCAAGGGAAATTCTGGCTTAGGAACAGATGTCCAGGCAGAGAGAGGACTTTTTCCACAGAAAGTGGAAGTGATGcattaagaaatattttgcagaaaatccagcagcagttgctcactcccagcccagctttCTTTTCCAGGAGATTCAAAAGGTCATGACTCATTTTGAAAGCAGCTTTTGCTATATGAAGCCCAAGACCCCTGTGGCTTTGGATCAGCCAGACTGGTTCCTCTCCAAGCCAGAGGCACAAGCCATCTGTGGATGGAATTAGACTGACACCCCTTGGCTTCTGAGCTGACCCCAGTAAGAAAACACAGAGCTAAACAGAGGTTTAAGAGAGCTTTAATAACAGAAGGTGCTGCACCAGTTACAGACGACGTCCACGGCGACCACCCTTCCTGCGAGTGCTGTCGGAGGGGATGGGGGTGACATCCTCTGCGGGGAGAAAACCCAGAACAGTTACCTTCAAAGGAACCCCAGAAagcacctgggcacagccatCACCCAACTCCTCAGCACCAGGACACCACAGGAGCCGCACACGTGCAAAAGGAACCCTCCGTGGAGTGAAGGAATTTGGGAACTTGCACAGGCTGGGAATCCAGGGCTTTAATGCTTAGCAAGCAAAAATCCCCATCTCCCATCCCACTTAAACCacagcatttcaaaagaaaCGCAGGATGCTCGAAGAGTTTTAAGCACAACTACCACCACTGCATCTTGTGACTTCCCCATGAAGTTCAGGACTCTCCCTACAACAACTGGAGAACTCCATTATTACTGAATCACTGAGACCAACAAGGTATTTGTTGATCAGCTGGGTGAcatcagaggagcagcagcatcctgctccAAGCTGGGGTTTGCCCCACACACAGAAACCTGGGTTCCGAGTACTGCTCTCATCACCTCTACTGGTGAATTGTCAACTTAAGGATCTGTTTACACAAAATCCTTTCACTGGTGCCATCTAGGTGACCATGAAGAACATCCCAAAGGTAAGATCAAGCAGCACAGATACCTAAAAAGCTCATTTCCCTGAATAATCCCTTTTTTGCTCACTCACCAATGCGGCCGATCTTCATTCCAGAGCGGGCCAGAGCTCTCAGGGCTGACTGAGCACCGGGTCCAGGAGTCTTGGTCCTGGAGGAGAGTCAGAAACAACAATCCCTTTAATGACCCAAAAGCTGAACTCAGTTTACAAACAGCCATCAATATGAGAGTAACACTTTCCTCATGCCAAACCACTCTCCTTGTGTTCCACACCAATTCACCATCAGCCCCCACAGCCAtgtccccagcagtgtcccagcctgctgctgtaCCTGTTGCCCCCAGTTGCACGCAGCTTGATGTGCAGGGCGGTGATGCCCAGCTCCTTGCACCTCTGGGCCACGTCCTGGGCCGCCAGCATGGCTGCGTAGGGAGAGGACTCATCTCTGTCTGCCTTCACCTTCATGCCACCGGTCACACGGCAGATGGTTTCCCTACAGAACGAGAAGGTGATGTTCAAAAGAAAGCCATTCCTTGttcctcccccaaagcagaaTGTGGGTACACTCAGAACCTATTATTTCCAGGGTTACCAGATCAAGTGTTACCACACACTACCCTGAACACCATCTTTGTCAGAAGAGCTCACCAAGCCACCCATTTCACGTACATGCACCATGCATGAAGCCTGGCAGAAACTCAAGGGTTTTGGTGGAACCTTTTGCCAAAGCCAGTTTAAACTTTCACACTCGAAGGACTTGGGTACTGCAGCGAGGTGATGCCTGTCCCATACTCACTTGCCAGACAGGTCGGTCACATGGACAAAAGTGTCATTGAAGGAGGCAAAGATGTGGCAGACGCCAAACACATTCTCTCCTTCAGCAACCTGTGGTCCCAGGCTGATGACctgctcttccttcttctccttgcCCTTACGAGGTGCCATTTCTGAACAACAGAAGAGATGTATGAGTGTTGGTAGTTTCTCAGCATTGTTAAAGGACATCATGAAATTCCTGCTATTTCAACCTTTTATCAAGCAAGAAAAATGAGTTATCACTggcaaaacacaggaaaaattcttttaagCCCCAGaatccccagctttgctgtaTCCTGGCACACAGGTCATCACCTACAGCTGTTTAGTGGAGTCTCTTCTGCCACACTTCATGGCAGCTGATGTCCCCAGACCCCACCACAGCAGTGCACAATGGAGCTCCTTTTCCTAATAACCAGCAATGCTGAGCATTTCCCCTTGTTTATGTAGGtttatggaaagaaaacaccaaaccaaacaactaCTACAGACCCAGTACTATCAGCAAACCCCGAGTCTGCAAACCTTTCGAGTACAACCTTGAGTTCTTCCATGTTATTGGTCTCCCACCCACATCCTTGGGACTAGCACAGCTAAGCCTGCTGCCCCTGAGGCCCACACCCAGGGATGGGAGacagcaggggcagcactcGGCTGTGCTCGGTTTGTTGGCCGGATCCTGTGGAGCGGAGAAGAACGGTTCCCTATTGCCCTCTCCTGCCCAACTCCCGCTACAGCCGGCGCCCTGCACCGGGGAGATGCCCGGCCACTGCACCGAGGAAACCAACCCCAACACAACCCACGCTCACCCTCGGCGGTGTCCTCTCTACCAACAGCCCTAAAACATCAATTTACATCAGTGTCTGCGCGGCCACTCCGGCAGCGCCACATCCCGTTCTCGACACATCCATGGCGCACGGGCTCCACGGACAGCGCCGTCCCCAGCCCAGCGAGGCCGACACGGCAGACGCAGCACATGCTGTACCGCCGGCATCGAGCTCCGAGCGACGAACGCGCCGCGTTTCCCCGCGGCCCCGACGGCTCAGAGACCGGGGAAGGGCCGGCCCGGggcccagcacccccagccagGCGCTCCGCTACTCCAGCCCGGGGCTCTCCCGCGGCCCATGGCCCCGCTCCGCCGAGCGCGCTTCCCCCGCGTCGAGCGCGCTgccccgcgcagccccggccccgcgagggcgggcggcgggcgcggaggCCGCGGCGAGGCGCGGGCGGGCGGATGGCGGCGGATGCGGCGCGGCCCGGACTCACCTGCCCGTCTGCTCCGGCAGCTGCCGCGGAAAGGAAGCGGCGGGGTCAGGGGGCGCGGGTCACCGCCTGACCCGGAAGGGATGGCGGGAGGCGGTGTGTCCGCTGCCGCAGGCGCAGGGCTGTGTCCCGAGCCCAATCCCGATTCCTCCGGGCCGGGACAAACCGTGACCGTGTCTCCCGAGGCCAAACCGGGCCGATCTCCCCAGGATGGCGCGGCCGCCTCTCCCCTCACACAATTCTCCCGCCGGCCCGACCGCCCCAAGATGGCGCCGGCCTGCCCCCGGCTCcctccccaagatggcggcgggcgTGGGTGGGTGTTCGCGCTCCAGGCAGGGCCGGCCTGGGAGGGCTTTGGAAACGAAATGGTTTAAAAAACAACTGGAGGGAAATGGGTGGAATTCCAGCAAGCATCCTGCTTCCCCCTGGCTACGCCGCTGCAGTCAGCTCTGCCCCGGTTCAGCTGGAGCCAGGTTAGGGCGCAGGCCTTTCCCCCTCCGCTGTCGGGGCTGAGCTCGGTGAGGGGCCCTGGAGGTCTCCAGGGAGCTGCTTGTCCCTGCCGTGAGCCCTGACTGCGAGGAGGTGTTTGGGAATTGACCACAAGAGAATGTATGTGGTGGTTTAACATGTGTAAGTGGTACATTTCCATCAAGGAGCTGATGGGAGAGGGTTTGGTCCCGGTGATTCTCTCAAGAGCTCTGGCACATGATGGGAGAAGCAGAGACTGCAGATGTAAACTGTGAGGGATggtgcagggacacctccctgaTCAGGTTTGTTCGATCTCAACAAAGAGAATGTCAATTTGTAAATTTTTACATAAAGGTGGTCCAGCAAGGCAATATTTCCTATTTCCAAGTGATTTAAAAAGTGCTCAGGAGAGTAAGGATGGGGAACACAAAAAACCTTTGGAAACAGAGGCACAATTAAATTGACTTTGTATCACTGATGAGATGCTTCCTGGGCATGATCCTGCCCTGCTTCACCTagtgctgagctgcctctgGGAAACAGCTCTGAGCCACGTGGGGCTGGGGAGTGAGTGACAGAGCAGGAGCACCCGTGGGTCCCCACGTGGGAATGCCTGACAGACCTTCAGATCTGCGCCCATAactgtgctcagggctgggctggtggaggagaagcagctggaCAAGGGAGGCTCCTTATAACAGCACTGCTAGTGAGGCTGCGCAGTCCAAAGGCCTGAAAACATCTGCAGGGAGAGTCCTGCACTCTGCTTGACTCATAGTATTTGGTACT from Prinia subflava isolate CZ2003 ecotype Zambia chromosome 16, Cam_Psub_1.2, whole genome shotgun sequence encodes:
- the RPS14 gene encoding small ribosomal subunit protein uS11, with the translated sequence MAPRKGKEKKEEQVISLGPQVAEGENVFGVCHIFASFNDTFVHVTDLSGKETICRVTGGMKVKADRDESSPYAAMLAAQDVAQRCKELGITALHIKLRATGGNRTKTPGPGAQSALRALARSGMKIGRIEDVTPIPSDSTRRKGGRRGRRL